From Acetomicrobium thermoterrenum DSM 13490, the proteins below share one genomic window:
- the sdaAB gene encoding L-serine ammonia-lyase, iron-sulfur-dependent subunit beta, which yields MALLDIIGPVMVGPSSSHTAGAAKLGRLARRAWNEEVNKVDIFLRGSFASTYWGHGTDKALIGGLLGFMPDDERIRDALEIARQRGLEYRFFAESIDGAHPNSVRFVIYKEDRAMELVGASLGGGVIELQEIDGFSISLSGDLAAIITFHRDQPGVVAAVAGVMAEKGLNIATMRLHRQGRGGKAAMVIEIDGELKENTKDEILNSHSALMRVIFIPSPESDVR from the coding sequence ATGGCGTTGTTGGACATAATAGGACCTGTAATGGTTGGGCCTTCTTCGAGCCATACGGCGGGTGCGGCCAAGCTGGGCAGGCTTGCCAGAAGAGCATGGAACGAAGAGGTCAATAAAGTCGACATATTTTTAAGAGGCAGTTTTGCCTCCACATATTGGGGACACGGCACTGATAAAGCGCTGATCGGCGGGCTTCTCGGATTTATGCCCGATGACGAAAGGATAAGAGATGCCCTTGAGATCGCCCGACAGAGGGGATTGGAATATCGCTTTTTTGCCGAATCCATCGATGGAGCCCATCCCAATTCTGTAAGGTTCGTCATATATAAAGAAGACAGGGCAATGGAATTGGTGGGAGCTTCCCTGGGCGGTGGCGTGATAGAGCTTCAGGAGATAGATGGCTTTTCCATCTCCTTAAGTGGAGATTTGGCTGCTATAATAACCTTTCATAGAGATCAGCCGGGAGTAGTTGCTGCCGTTGCAGGCGTAATGGCAGAAAAGGGCCTTAATATAGCTACAATGCGGTTGCATCGACAGGGGCGCGGAGGCAAGGCTGCAATGGTAATAGAAATTGACGGCGAATTGAAAGAGAACACGAAAGATGAGATCTTAAATTCCCATTCGGCCTTGATGCGCGTGATCTTTATCCCCTCTCCGGAGAGTGATGTCAGATGA
- a CDS encoding TonB-dependent receptor plug domain-containing protein, with amino-acid sequence MKLLLSFSKVIMFLSFLYLWSFLGGEVLAQEGPVTVAPELVTGSRLAESLDEVPQATYVITAEEIERSRAKTLSEVLDKIPGISTLRKNSWAQDDSLRMRGVATEVLILVDGVPYYNASYGADMFNVDLRSIPLESVERVEVIKGAGSALYGSMAAAGVINIITKTPDKYKTSIIAEGGSNDWRRYSVSAGIKGDVFDVGIRYNHREEGEVPIRYYNDEVYKALDYDEDSASIALSWGNWRFGADFGSYDSKWEPYKDAVDRYEDDYKRFYLKYADLKNEVIAYAHLIDRKYKGSDDSNNYDGDIWGLEFTQRTSMGDIPLAWGVAYRFEDLSVDDLVIYDNSFKAERHNIAPFVQFSFLLGDTFMDIGLRYENWDVDNGKDESEFAPKISFYRQDASGKLWYLTAGRSFAMPSLYQLYSKSSWHDPNPNLLPEKGWAYDFGIKDPVSKWNINLFYLEMDDKIKWETIDSENFRGRYNNLAEFRSWGIEGQLEKPFTTNLSWINGMTWQKAEEKQTSSDPWRKGGTPQLELYSELNYDNGPWFGSLSAHYYGKREKDNLSGDDRADDDFVTVDAILAYDMENYKITLAAYNIFDEEYIIDTSGYIGPERRVYLTFEHLF; translated from the coding sequence ATGAAGTTGTTATTGAGTTTTTCAAAGGTCATCATGTTTTTAAGCTTTCTTTATCTGTGGTCTTTTTTAGGCGGGGAGGTTTTGGCTCAGGAAGGCCCCGTGACGGTTGCCCCGGAGCTTGTCACGGGAAGCAGGTTGGCAGAGTCGCTAGATGAGGTTCCGCAGGCAACATATGTGATCACAGCAGAGGAGATCGAAAGAAGCAGAGCTAAGACTTTAAGCGAGGTATTGGATAAGATCCCAGGCATATCCACTTTAAGGAAAAATTCGTGGGCACAAGATGATTCGTTGAGGATGAGGGGCGTTGCAACGGAAGTATTAATACTGGTCGATGGTGTTCCATATTACAACGCAAGCTATGGAGCAGATATGTTCAATGTTGACTTAAGGTCCATCCCCTTGGAATCGGTCGAACGGGTCGAAGTTATAAAAGGTGCCGGATCTGCACTTTACGGTTCAATGGCTGCAGCGGGTGTAATTAACATCATCACCAAGACGCCTGATAAGTACAAGACGTCAATCATAGCCGAAGGCGGCAGCAACGACTGGCGCAGGTATTCCGTCTCGGCAGGGATTAAAGGCGACGTCTTTGATGTCGGGATTCGCTACAATCACAGAGAAGAAGGCGAAGTGCCCATCAGGTATTATAATGATGAAGTTTATAAAGCGCTTGACTATGACGAAGATTCGGCGAGCATTGCACTTTCTTGGGGGAACTGGCGTTTTGGCGCCGATTTCGGCTCATACGATTCAAAATGGGAACCTTATAAAGATGCAGTTGATAGATATGAAGATGATTATAAAAGATTTTATCTGAAATATGCCGATCTAAAAAATGAAGTAATAGCTTATGCTCATTTAATTGACAGAAAGTATAAAGGAAGTGATGATAGTAATAATTATGACGGAGATATTTGGGGATTAGAGTTTACTCAAAGGACTTCAATGGGAGATATCCCGCTTGCCTGGGGAGTTGCCTATCGCTTTGAAGATCTGTCGGTTGATGATTTAGTAATTTACGATAATTCTTTCAAGGCCGAACGGCACAACATTGCTCCCTTCGTTCAATTTTCGTTTTTGTTGGGCGACACATTTATGGATATAGGTTTGAGATATGAGAATTGGGATGTCGACAACGGTAAAGACGAGTCTGAGTTCGCACCCAAGATCTCATTTTATCGCCAGGATGCTAGTGGAAAGTTATGGTATTTAACCGCGGGCAGGTCCTTTGCGATGCCAAGTTTGTACCAGTTATATTCAAAATCTTCTTGGCACGATCCAAATCCTAATTTATTACCAGAAAAAGGCTGGGCTTACGATTTTGGGATTAAAGACCCAGTCAGCAAGTGGAATATAAACTTATTTTATCTGGAGATGGACGACAAAATTAAATGGGAAACGATTGATTCTGAAAATTTCAGGGGAAGATACAATAACCTAGCAGAATTTCGTTCCTGGGGCATCGAAGGGCAACTCGAAAAACCATTCACCACTAACCTAAGTTGGATTAATGGAATGACCTGGCAAAAGGCGGAAGAAAAACAAACTTCAAGTGACCCTTGGAGGAAGGGTGGCACTCCTCAATTGGAGCTTTACAGCGAGCTTAATTACGACAACGGCCCCTGGTTTGGCAGCTTGAGCGCCCACTATTACGGAAAACGCGAGAAAGACAATCTTAGTGGCGATGATAGAGCCGATGATGATTTCGTTACTGTCGATGCTATTTTGGCTTACGATATGGAAAACTATAAAATAACTCTGGCTGCTTACAACATATTCGATGAAGAGTACATTATTGACACTTCAGGATACATCGGCCCAGAAAGAAGGGTATATCTGACCTTTGAACATCTCTTTTAA
- a CDS encoding glycine betaine ABC transporter substrate-binding protein, producing the protein MRKLALAIFVILFAISQVFSFSSTSYGAGESAGKVVVGSKNYTEQMVVGHMVAELIEAHTDLKVERKLHLGGTNVCFEALKRGSANNGIDIYVEYTGTGLVNILQMESKTDPQEVYEIVKKEFEDRWNLIWLEPWGFNNTYTLAVKEEFAKENGIETFSDLGKLADELVFGCTMEFAERPDGYPGFIKAYGYSFKEVKAMDPGLMYSAIDNDLVQVISAFATDGLLVAHKLKILKDDKKFFPPYFAAPLVNGEVLNRYPQIGDVLNRLANSITDEDMQQLNYMVDGEGRDVAEVARSFLKERGYI; encoded by the coding sequence ATGAGAAAGTTGGCCCTTGCAATTTTTGTGATCCTTTTTGCGATATCGCAAGTTTTTTCTTTTAGCAGCACGAGCTATGGAGCCGGTGAGTCAGCAGGGAAGGTTGTAGTTGGTTCCAAGAATTATACCGAGCAAATGGTAGTGGGGCATATGGTCGCTGAATTGATCGAGGCGCATACCGATTTGAAAGTCGAAAGAAAGCTGCATTTAGGGGGAACCAACGTCTGTTTTGAGGCCTTGAAGAGGGGTAGCGCTAATAACGGTATAGATATTTACGTGGAATACACGGGGACCGGATTGGTCAATATACTCCAGATGGAATCGAAGACTGATCCTCAGGAAGTGTATGAAATCGTAAAGAAAGAATTTGAGGACAGATGGAACTTGATATGGCTGGAACCGTGGGGATTCAACAATACCTATACCTTGGCAGTGAAGGAGGAGTTCGCCAAGGAAAATGGCATTGAAACTTTCTCCGACCTCGGCAAATTGGCCGATGAGCTCGTATTCGGGTGTACCATGGAGTTCGCCGAACGCCCCGACGGATACCCGGGATTTATAAAGGCCTACGGATATTCCTTCAAAGAAGTAAAGGCCATGGACCCGGGTCTCATGTACTCGGCAATAGACAACGATCTGGTTCAGGTCATAAGCGCCTTTGCTACCGATGGGTTGCTTGTGGCCCATAAGCTAAAGATATTGAAAGATGACAAAAAATTCTTTCCGCCCTATTTTGCTGCGCCCCTTGTCAACGGAGAGGTTTTAAATCGATATCCGCAGATAGGAGATGTCCTTAACAGGCTTGCCAATTCGATAACCGACGAGGACATGCAGCAGTTGAATTACATGGTAGACGGTGAGGGCAGGGACGTTGCCGAGGTGGCCAGGAGCTTCTTGAAGGAGAGAGGCTATATATAA
- a CDS encoding ABC transporter permease: protein MSIFSQYISFMLERQDQILELTTQHLYLTFIAVFFAVLVAVPLGITITRFEKAAGIVVGIANAVQALPSLALLGFLIPILGIGSKPSIVMIFLYSLLPIIKNTYTGLINVDRAILEAGRGMGMTNWQLMKMVQLPLALPVIMAGIRISAVTAVGLTTIAALVGAGGLGQLIYRGISMVNNRMIIAGAVPAMVLTLVIDFLLNILEKLVTPKGIRRKVKKVKR, encoded by the coding sequence ATGAGTATTTTCAGTCAATATATCAGTTTCATGCTTGAAAGACAGGATCAAATTCTGGAATTGACAACCCAACACCTATATCTGACGTTCATCGCGGTCTTTTTCGCCGTTTTAGTCGCCGTTCCGCTGGGTATAACGATAACGAGGTTCGAGAAAGCTGCGGGCATAGTCGTCGGGATTGCCAACGCTGTGCAGGCTTTGCCGAGTTTGGCGCTGTTGGGTTTTTTAATTCCCATACTTGGGATAGGATCCAAGCCGTCCATAGTGATGATCTTCTTGTATTCGCTCCTTCCTATAATAAAGAACACCTACACGGGATTGATAAATGTGGATAGGGCCATTCTGGAAGCCGGCAGGGGCATGGGAATGACGAACTGGCAACTGATGAAGATGGTGCAGCTTCCGTTGGCCTTGCCTGTGATAATGGCAGGTATTAGAATATCGGCCGTCACTGCGGTAGGACTTACGACGATAGCCGCTTTGGTCGGGGCTGGAGGATTGGGTCAGCTGATCTATCGAGGAATTTCGATGGTCAACAACAGGATGATCATTGCCGGCGCAGTTCCGGCGATGGTTTTAACTCTGGTTATAGATTTTTTGTTAAATATTTTAGAAAAATTAGTAACGCCTAAGGGAATTAGGAGAAAAGTAAAAAAAGTAAAACGGTAA